In Flavobacterium sp. WV_118_3, one DNA window encodes the following:
- a CDS encoding efflux RND transporter periplasmic adaptor subunit: MKYPIITCLSLLTLISCQDKEKKAEIKETFVLSNKMLQTTKTAPVTLEPLRNELNYYGKITTDNNKTIEVFPVVGGSVAKVYVELGDYVKKGQLLATIRSTEVADFEKELDDAKNDVIVAKNNLKVAQELFEGKLNAERDVLEAKSNYDKAKSQLQRIQETYKIYNIKSGAIYEVRSPLSGFIIQKDINENMLLRNDRSDNIFDIAEINDVWAIANVTETDINQIKLGENAAVTTLSYPDKVFNGKVDKIFNIIDPDTKAMKVLIKLNNPEYVLKPEMRASIKISYMESEKKMLAVPASAVIFDKSKNFVIVYKDRNNIEARQVEVFRQVGDTAYISSGINEGENVMTQNQLLVYGALNE, encoded by the coding sequence ATGAAATATCCAATAATAACCTGTCTGTCGCTACTGACCTTAATTTCATGTCAGGACAAAGAAAAAAAAGCGGAAATAAAAGAAACTTTTGTGCTGAGCAATAAAATGCTGCAAACGACCAAAACCGCTCCGGTGACTTTAGAACCGCTTCGCAACGAACTGAATTATTACGGAAAAATCACAACCGACAACAACAAAACCATTGAGGTATTCCCGGTTGTTGGCGGTAGCGTAGCTAAAGTATATGTGGAATTGGGCGATTATGTTAAAAAAGGACAGTTGCTGGCAACCATCCGAAGTACGGAAGTAGCCGATTTTGAAAAAGAACTGGACGATGCCAAAAACGATGTGATCGTGGCTAAAAACAATCTTAAAGTGGCTCAGGAATTATTCGAAGGAAAATTAAATGCCGAACGCGATGTACTGGAAGCCAAAAGCAACTACGATAAGGCTAAATCGCAATTACAACGCATTCAGGAAACCTATAAAATTTACAATATCAAATCGGGTGCTATTTATGAAGTGCGTTCGCCGTTGAGTGGTTTTATCATCCAGAAAGACATCAACGAAAATATGTTACTACGTAATGACCGAAGCGACAATATATTCGACATCGCCGAGATCAATGATGTTTGGGCGATTGCCAATGTAACCGAAACGGATATCAACCAGATCAAACTGGGCGAAAATGCAGCCGTAACCACATTAAGTTACCCGGATAAGGTTTTTAACGGTAAAGTGGATAAGATTTTTAATATTATCGATCCGGATACCAAAGCCATGAAAGTTTTGATCAAGTTAAACAACCCGGAATATGTTTTAAAACCGGAAATGCGCGCTTCCATTAAAATCTCCTATATGGAAAGCGAGAAAAAAATGCTGGCAGTTCCGGCTTCGGCAGTAATTTTCGACAAAAGCAAAAATTTTGTGATCGTCTATAAAGACCGAAATAATATCGAAGCCCGACAAGTGGAAGTTTTCCGTCAGGTTGGCGATACGGCTTATATTTCAAGCGGTATCAACGAAGGAGAAAATGTAATGACCCAAAACCAGTTGTTAGTGTACGGCGCCCTAAATGAATAG
- a CDS encoding TolC family protein — translation MKVAPFILSLLFFQLVFSQKSITLKDCEDAMQKNNFQLLAEQYNITAAQAAVIQARIWDHPNMSLAFNALNPEDKRYFDVGKNGQKAVAVDQLIHIGGKKRNEIKLAKSNVALAELQFEELMQDLKHELRQSFYAVFFDQKKIASIESQTAQIQSLLESYEIQADKGNVPLKDVVRLQSLLLNLKNDRIAIQKDITENKQKLNILTGIDEELMPSADESELMLTFNSPKYAESELFNIAKEKNPEYLSVLKQVENQELAVKLQKSLSVPDITAGLAYDQVGGAFKNEVNFTLGIPLPLWNRNKGNIKIAEAELGQSKVNKDQKTLELKTQVNSSLSIWKEQQKEYTSLSKSINENLDLVYKGVLMNFQRRNISLLEFTDFMESYNQSTLQLNEMRKQLILSGEQINHITNSTIF, via the coding sequence ATGAAAGTAGCTCCTTTTATACTATCACTGCTGTTTTTCCAGTTGGTCTTTTCACAAAAAAGTATTACGCTAAAAGACTGTGAAGATGCCATGCAGAAAAACAATTTCCAGTTACTGGCCGAACAATACAATATCACTGCGGCACAGGCGGCTGTTATTCAGGCCCGAATCTGGGATCATCCTAATATGTCATTGGCTTTTAACGCTCTGAATCCAGAAGACAAACGGTATTTCGACGTGGGCAAAAACGGACAAAAAGCCGTTGCTGTAGATCAGTTGATTCATATTGGCGGTAAAAAACGCAATGAAATCAAACTCGCAAAATCCAATGTGGCACTGGCCGAATTGCAATTTGAAGAATTAATGCAGGATCTGAAACACGAACTGCGGCAAAGCTTTTATGCCGTTTTTTTCGATCAGAAGAAAATTGCCAGTATCGAATCGCAAACAGCACAAATCCAAAGCCTTCTGGAATCCTACGAAATACAGGCCGATAAAGGTAATGTTCCTTTAAAAGATGTGGTACGCCTGCAATCCTTATTGCTAAATCTTAAAAACGATCGCATTGCCATCCAAAAAGACATTACCGAAAACAAACAAAAATTAAATATTCTGACCGGTATTGATGAAGAGCTAATGCCATCGGCCGATGAAAGTGAACTAATGCTAACTTTCAATAGTCCGAAATATGCCGAAAGTGAATTATTTAACATCGCCAAGGAAAAAAACCCGGAATACCTCAGTGTTCTAAAACAGGTTGAAAACCAGGAATTGGCTGTAAAGCTTCAAAAATCATTATCGGTACCGGATATTACAGCTGGTCTGGCCTACGATCAGGTGGGTGGTGCTTTTAAAAATGAGGTGAACTTTACCCTGGGTATTCCACTACCACTTTGGAACCGAAACAAAGGTAATATCAAAATAGCGGAAGCCGAATTAGGTCAGTCTAAAGTAAATAAAGATCAAAAAACGCTTGAATTAAAGACGCAAGTAAACAGTTCGCTTTCGATCTGGAAGGAACAGCAAAAAGAATATACGTCGCTGTCGAAATCCATAAACGAGAATCTCGATCTGGTATATAAAGGCGTATTAATGAACTTTCAGCGTCGTAATATTTCGCTATTGGAGTTTACCGATTTTATGGAAAGCTATAACCAAAGCACACTGCAGTTAAACGAAATGCGCAAACAACTGATCCTGTCCGGAGAACAAATCAATCATATCACCAATTCAACTATCTTCTAA
- a CDS encoding response regulator transcription factor — protein MIKILLLEDDLVLSKEISDFLKTKDIACDCVFDGEVFFRQLRSGQYNIYLLDINVPKINGLDVCSQIRETDQTTPILMISAYGDLNDKMDAFQLGADDYLVKPFHLEELLIRVLALLRRSTTPQNEEKIIVIDDLEIAPTSMTVKRAGTTVELTQKEYQLLLLLAKAKGRTLSKQTISEQIWDSHFDTNLNTIEVYINFLRKKIDKNHENKLIHTRPGFGYYLKDE, from the coding sequence ATGATTAAAATTCTGCTACTGGAAGACGACTTAGTACTCTCAAAAGAAATCAGTGACTTTTTAAAAACAAAGGACATTGCGTGTGATTGCGTATTCGACGGAGAGGTCTTTTTCCGCCAATTACGTTCCGGACAATACAATATTTACCTACTGGATATTAACGTCCCTAAAATCAACGGATTGGACGTATGCAGTCAGATTCGGGAAACCGATCAGACGACTCCTATCCTGATGATCAGTGCTTATGGCGATCTGAACGACAAAATGGATGCGTTCCAATTGGGTGCCGACGATTATCTGGTAAAACCGTTTCATCTGGAAGAACTACTGATTCGCGTTTTAGCCCTGTTACGTCGTAGTACTACACCGCAAAACGAAGAAAAAATAATTGTAATTGACGACCTTGAAATCGCGCCTACTTCGATGACGGTAAAACGAGCCGGTACCACTGTTGAACTTACGCAAAAAGAATACCAGCTGTTGTTATTACTGGCCAAAGCCAAAGGCAGAACACTTTCCAAACAAACCATCTCGGAACAGATTTGGGATTCTCATTTTGATACCAACCTGAATACCATCGAAGTCTATATTAATTTCCTTCGAAAAAAAATCGATAAAAACCACGAGAATAAACTCATTCATACCCGACCGGGTTTTGGGTATTATCTAAAAGACGAATAA
- a CDS encoding HAMP domain-containing sensor histidine kinase: protein MTLKRRIAVNVSIAFSVIYGISAIFIYISFSTFRKEEFMERLEEKALTTTKLLLEVKDVDNQILKLIDQNTINKLYNEKTLIFDSNYKLIYSSIDDASVKWDVNFLQKIKKHKRVYTIEKEKDVLGVFHIYNNTDYYIIIAAEDKSGMSKLEFLYQILILSFFIGTTLVWVTTYFLIRKSLEPLDNFQKIITSISINKLNTQIIESSKSDEINLLSKAFNQMLLRIERSYLAQKEFTSNASHELRTPISRLTLQLENLIQQGGHSENTLNYLNNMSKDVNQISDLINSLLLLAQINASNFGVNFQQVRIDEIIFQVYEKTIKNFPDFQMNFEIENTESDLEIKGITSLLEIVFANLFKNAYLYSYDRKVNVIIEDNPTGHIQIRLINKGEKLSPEEEKKIFNSFVRGTKNQKIQGSGLGLRIAKRILDLHKAKLAYTYEDASEQHEFTLTFPV from the coding sequence ATGACGTTAAAGAGACGTATAGCCGTAAATGTCAGTATTGCGTTTTCCGTAATCTACGGGATATCGGCTATATTTATCTATATCTCATTCTCGACCTTTCGGAAAGAAGAGTTTATGGAACGTCTCGAAGAAAAAGCCTTAACTACCACTAAACTATTACTTGAAGTAAAAGATGTTGACAATCAGATTTTAAAGCTTATCGATCAAAATACAATCAATAAACTTTACAATGAAAAAACACTGATTTTTGATAGCAATTACAAACTGATTTATAGTAGTATCGACGACGCTTCTGTAAAATGGGACGTCAATTTTCTGCAGAAAATAAAAAAACACAAACGGGTTTATACGATCGAAAAAGAGAAAGATGTATTAGGTGTTTTTCACATTTATAACAATACCGATTATTATATCATTATTGCCGCCGAAGACAAATCCGGAATGAGTAAACTGGAATTTTTATACCAGATTCTGATCCTATCGTTTTTTATCGGAACCACGCTGGTATGGGTTACCACCTATTTCCTGATTCGGAAATCACTGGAACCGCTTGATAATTTCCAAAAGATCATCACCAGTATTTCGATTAACAAATTAAATACGCAAATCATCGAATCGTCCAAATCGGATGAGATCAATTTACTTTCCAAAGCTTTTAACCAGATGTTGCTGCGAATCGAGCGTTCCTATCTGGCACAAAAAGAATTTACTTCAAATGCGTCTCATGAATTGCGCACACCTATTAGTCGGTTAACCTTACAACTGGAAAATCTGATACAACAAGGCGGTCATAGTGAGAATACTTTGAATTATCTGAACAATATGAGCAAGGATGTCAATCAGATATCCGATTTGATCAACTCTTTATTACTACTGGCACAAATCAATGCGTCCAATTTTGGCGTCAATTTCCAACAAGTGCGCATTGACGAAATCATTTTTCAGGTGTATGAAAAAACGATTAAAAACTTCCCGGACTTTCAAATGAACTTTGAAATCGAAAACACCGAATCTGATCTGGAAATCAAAGGGATAACCTCATTATTAGAGATCGTTTTCGCCAATCTTTTTAAAAATGCTTATCTTTATTCGTACGACCGTAAAGTAAATGTGATCATTGAAGACAATCCAACGGGGCATATTCAGATCCGATTGATCAATAAAGGAGAAAAACTTTCCCCCGAAGAAGAAAAGAAAATTTTCAACTCGTTTGTTCGCGGAACCAAAAATCAAAAAATTCAGGGTTCCGGTTTGGGGCTTCGCATCGCCAAACGTATTCTGGATCTGCATAAGGCAAAATTGGCTTATACATACGAGGACGCATCCGAACAACACGAATTCACACTTACTTTCCCGGTTTAA
- a CDS encoding ATP-binding protein, with product MTNKPLRTFLLVLLSSQFAFAQTEEMTRKEISKMIAKASNHMLNLECEKSLISAKNALNEAYQINDKVLIAKAYNIIGLNHEEFSDFKKAVQYYEKGLRYANQTDNDTIKDWLHNNLASAYCYHKLDFEKGIEHYKIGLYYSEKLKDSSEIIYTRLNIASAYFEIKKYKEGFKYLVGLEKQIQKGTALEAQISLNSLLGSYYTHSNNFVKAEAFYKTALELCKKNKVEFLQTNACDLYKEFSQYYFKIKDFENAYFYLEKYTATKEQIYNEERINEVKKAGSQIELDEYKRLVSQIESEKQLQARSLQQSRIIVVLFIITLIFLLLFLFSLYKNNEIRKKINNELKIANKQLKEAKEQAEEVSQLKSQFISTISHELRTPLYGVVGITDIITDEHKELSESSYLKSLKFSAKYLLSLVNDILQVYKIDENKIKLENSAFNIIEDLHLVTDSLMFLAEKNKNRLLLEVDEDIPPLLIGDRVRLSQIFMNLIGNALKFTHKGRVKITAQIEKIEGTIYYIKFEVIDNGIGIAEEDQEKVFEKFVQIERKEDDYQGTGLGLPIVKQLVTLFNGEISIKSKENVGTTMTVVIGFDSDPEQIKYYTDNLEVEYALEQNYRVLVVEDNKINQIVTKKILDDNNFPNVIVDNGFHALDLLQKETFDVVLMDINMPAINGFETTKRIRELGITIPVIALTAFDKQEISEQVYAADMNGIIIKPFEPKQLCKMIVQLCGTNT from the coding sequence ATGACTAACAAGCCATTACGTACATTTCTATTAGTGCTGTTGTCTTCTCAGTTTGCTTTTGCCCAAACAGAAGAGATGACCCGAAAAGAGATTTCTAAAATGATCGCTAAGGCAAGCAATCATATGTTAAATCTGGAATGTGAAAAATCACTTATCTCAGCTAAAAACGCACTCAACGAAGCCTACCAGATTAACGATAAAGTACTGATTGCTAAAGCTTATAATATTATCGGACTTAACCATGAGGAATTTTCCGATTTTAAAAAAGCAGTGCAGTATTATGAAAAAGGACTTCGCTACGCCAATCAAACCGATAACGATACCATAAAAGACTGGCTGCACAACAATCTGGCCAGCGCTTACTGTTACCATAAACTCGATTTTGAAAAAGGAATTGAACATTATAAAATCGGACTCTATTATTCCGAAAAATTAAAGGATAGCAGCGAAATCATCTATACGCGGTTGAATATCGCCAGTGCCTATTTCGAAATCAAAAAATACAAAGAAGGATTCAAATACCTGGTCGGACTGGAAAAACAGATCCAGAAAGGCACCGCATTGGAAGCCCAGATATCCCTTAATTCGTTGTTAGGCTCCTATTACACCCATTCCAACAATTTTGTAAAAGCAGAAGCTTTTTACAAAACCGCGCTGGAGCTTTGTAAAAAAAACAAGGTGGAATTCCTGCAAACCAATGCCTGTGATCTCTACAAAGAGTTTTCTCAGTATTATTTTAAGATCAAAGATTTTGAAAATGCCTATTTTTATCTTGAAAAATATACGGCAACAAAAGAGCAGATTTATAACGAAGAGCGCATCAACGAAGTAAAAAAAGCCGGTAGTCAGATTGAACTGGATGAATACAAAAGACTTGTGTCGCAAATTGAAAGTGAAAAACAACTTCAAGCCAGAAGTTTACAGCAATCGCGTATTATTGTGGTTTTGTTTATCATTACGCTTATCTTTCTGTTGTTATTTCTCTTTTCGTTATACAAGAACAATGAAATCCGTAAAAAGATCAATAACGAGCTTAAAATTGCCAATAAACAATTAAAAGAAGCCAAAGAGCAGGCCGAAGAGGTTTCGCAACTCAAATCGCAGTTTATTTCCACGATTAGTCATGAATTGCGGACACCACTCTATGGTGTTGTGGGAATTACCGATATTATTACCGACGAACACAAAGAGCTTTCGGAAAGTTCGTATCTGAAATCCTTAAAATTTTCGGCCAAATATTTATTGTCGTTGGTAAACGATATTTTACAGGTGTATAAAATTGATGAAAATAAAATCAAACTGGAAAATTCGGCTTTTAACATTATCGAGGACTTACATCTGGTAACCGACAGTTTGATGTTTCTGGCTGAAAAAAACAAAAACCGATTGCTACTTGAAGTAGACGAAGATATCCCCCCCCTATTGATTGGCGATCGGGTACGTCTATCTCAGATTTTTATGAACCTGATCGGAAATGCACTTAAATTCACACATAAAGGTCGCGTTAAAATCACCGCGCAAATTGAAAAAATTGAAGGCACGATTTATTATATCAAATTTGAAGTAATCGATAATGGGATTGGTATAGCCGAAGAAGATCAGGAAAAGGTTTTTGAAAAATTTGTCCAGATCGAACGCAAAGAAGACGATTATCAGGGAACCGGTCTCGGACTTCCAATTGTAAAACAACTGGTTACCCTTTTTAACGGGGAAATCAGCATTAAAAGTAAAGAAAACGTTGGAACGACCATGACGGTTGTTATTGGCTTTGATTCGGATCCGGAGCAAATCAAATATTATACCGACAATCTCGAAGTGGAATACGCTTTGGAACAAAACTACCGCGTATTGGTTGTCGAGGATAATAAGATCAATCAGATTGTGACCAAAAAAATCCTGGACGACAATAATTTCCCGAATGTCATTGTCGATAACGGTTTCCACGCCCTGGATCTTTTGCAAAAAGAAACCTTCGATGTGGTGTTAATGGACATTAATATGCCGGCTATCAACGGTTTTGAAACTACCAAACGCATCCGCGAACTGGGAATCACCATTCCGGTTATTGCACTAACCGCTTTCGATAAACAGGAAATTTCCGAACAGGTATATGCTGCGGATATGAACGGTATCATTATCAAACCATTTGAACCAAAGCAGCTTTGTAAAATGATTGTGCAGCTGTGCGGAACAAATACATAG
- a CDS encoding CusA/CzcA family heavy metal efflux RND transporter — translation MNKFIRNIIAFSLKNKAFTFFWVGILAISGFVAFKNMPIEAFPDVTNTQIIIVTEWNGRSAEEIERFVTTPIEIAMNSVQKKTSVRSITMFGLSVIKIIFEDDVDDFFARQQVNNQLRTVSLPDGVDPDVQPPYGPTGEVFRYVLKSKDRDTRDLLTYQNWVIDRQLRAVPGVADIVAFGGQEKTYEISVDPGRLSKYNITPLEVFDAVNKSNLNVGGDVIEKNGQAYVVRGVGLLSSIEDIQNIIVADAGGNPVLVKNLADVAESSYPRVGQVGLDKNSDVVEGIVVMRKGENPKEVLTSIKEKINEINETVLPKDIKMVTFYDRDDLMNFTTATVMHNLFEGIIFVTVIVFLFMADWRTTLTVAIIIPLSLLFAFLCLKLKGMSANLLSLGAVDFGIIIDGAVVMVEGIFVTLDHLAHKKGMKAYNKLAIGSVIKKTGTEMGKAIFFSKLIIITALIPIFSFQKVEGKMFAPLAYTLGFALLGALIFTLTLVPVLSHILLNKNVKEKNNPFVNFWNRIVEKSFNFTFQHKQKTLFVSIAFMVLTFISAKFLGTEFLPQLNEGALWVTAEMPISTSLPESNKISAEIRSILGSFPEVEQVLSQTGRSNDGTDPNGFGFAQFQVDLYPKKEWKRNISQEELIDQMDTKLKQIQGITYNYSQPVIDNVAEAVAGFKASNAVKIYGEDLNKLDELAAKVMTQIKGIDGIKDVGILRNVGQPEVSVILDRGKMAAYGVTLADAQAVLEMAFGGKTATQKYEGEKKFDVRVRYTKEYRKDEKDLGELKVPTIDGVKIPLKEIAVVKKITGPAFIYRDNTKRFIAVKFSVRDRDLGSTIADAQAVVNKNVELPNGYHFGWTGEFENQVRATQRLSQVVPISLIGIFVLLFIMFGNIKDSLLVLANVPFAVIGGIIALHLTGINFGISAGVGFIALFGICIQNGVILISEFHKNLKEKMDLNTSIMEAVKIRTRPVVMTALMASIGLLPAATSTGIGSESQKPLAIVIIGGLMTATALTLLVFPIIFWVFNRKKHQPID, via the coding sequence ATGAATAAATTTATCCGAAATATTATTGCTTTTTCCCTCAAGAATAAAGCATTTACGTTTTTCTGGGTCGGTATTCTCGCCATTTCCGGGTTTGTCGCCTTTAAAAACATGCCCATCGAAGCCTTTCCCGATGTAACCAATACGCAAATCATTATTGTTACCGAATGGAACGGTCGAAGTGCCGAAGAAATCGAGCGTTTTGTAACGACTCCTATCGAGATCGCGATGAATTCCGTTCAGAAAAAGACGAGTGTTCGAAGTATTACGATGTTTGGTCTTTCGGTGATCAAAATTATTTTCGAAGATGATGTCGACGACTTTTTTGCCCGTCAACAGGTCAATAATCAGCTGCGAACTGTTTCCCTACCCGATGGTGTCGATCCGGATGTGCAGCCGCCTTATGGCCCAACCGGGGAAGTATTCCGTTATGTCTTAAAAAGTAAGGATCGGGATACCCGCGACCTACTCACCTATCAAAACTGGGTAATCGATCGCCAGTTACGTGCCGTTCCGGGTGTAGCCGATATCGTAGCCTTTGGTGGACAGGAAAAAACCTATGAAATTAGTGTCGATCCGGGACGTTTGTCCAAATATAATATTACGCCGTTGGAAGTATTCGACGCGGTAAATAAAAGTAACCTGAACGTTGGTGGTGATGTGATCGAAAAGAACGGTCAGGCCTACGTAGTTCGTGGTGTGGGATTGCTGAGTTCGATCGAAGACATTCAGAATATCATCGTAGCCGATGCCGGTGGTAATCCTGTTTTGGTAAAAAACCTGGCCGATGTGGCCGAAAGCTCCTATCCGCGTGTGGGTCAGGTTGGGTTGGATAAAAACAGTGATGTTGTTGAAGGTATCGTTGTAATGCGAAAAGGGGAAAACCCGAAAGAAGTATTGACCAGCATCAAAGAGAAAATCAACGAAATTAACGAAACGGTATTGCCAAAGGATATTAAAATGGTAACGTTTTACGATCGTGACGATCTGATGAACTTTACGACCGCTACGGTAATGCACAACCTGTTTGAAGGAATCATTTTCGTAACCGTGATCGTATTCCTCTTTATGGCCGACTGGCGAACGACCTTAACCGTAGCCATCATTATCCCGCTATCGCTCCTTTTTGCCTTCCTGTGTTTGAAGTTAAAAGGAATGAGTGCCAACCTACTGTCACTCGGTGCGGTCGATTTCGGGATCATCATTGACGGTGCCGTCGTAATGGTCGAAGGTATCTTTGTGACACTCGATCACCTCGCCCATAAAAAAGGAATGAAAGCCTATAATAAACTGGCTATCGGTAGTGTGATTAAAAAAACCGGTACAGAAATGGGGAAAGCGATTTTCTTCTCCAAACTGATCATTATCACCGCCTTGATTCCGATTTTCTCCTTCCAGAAAGTAGAAGGAAAAATGTTTGCGCCATTGGCCTATACACTTGGATTCGCGTTATTAGGGGCGCTTATTTTTACCCTGACGCTGGTTCCGGTGTTGTCGCATATTTTATTAAACAAAAACGTAAAAGAAAAGAACAATCCGTTTGTAAATTTCTGGAACCGAATTGTTGAAAAATCGTTTAATTTCACGTTCCAACACAAACAAAAAACCCTTTTTGTCTCCATTGCCTTTATGGTATTAACCTTTATTTCGGCGAAATTCTTAGGGACCGAATTCCTGCCACAGTTAAACGAAGGCGCCTTGTGGGTAACGGCCGAAATGCCTATTAGTACTTCCCTACCGGAAAGTAATAAAATATCGGCCGAAATACGTAGCATACTGGGAAGTTTCCCGGAAGTAGAACAGGTACTTTCGCAAACCGGGCGTAGTAATGACGGAACGGATCCGAATGGTTTCGGTTTCGCGCAATTCCAGGTGGATTTATATCCTAAAAAAGAATGGAAACGTAATATCAGTCAGGAAGAACTGATTGATCAAATGGACACCAAATTAAAACAGATTCAAGGGATTACCTATAATTATTCGCAACCGGTTATCGATAACGTAGCCGAAGCCGTTGCCGGATTTAAAGCGTCTAATGCCGTAAAAATTTATGGTGAAGATCTGAATAAACTGGACGAACTGGCAGCAAAAGTAATGACACAAATCAAAGGAATCGACGGAATTAAAGACGTCGGAATCCTTCGAAACGTAGGGCAACCGGAAGTGAGCGTAATCCTGGATCGTGGTAAAATGGCCGCTTATGGCGTTACCCTTGCCGATGCGCAAGCTGTATTGGAAATGGCTTTTGGTGGAAAAACCGCTACTCAGAAATACGAAGGTGAAAAGAAATTTGACGTTCGGGTTCGTTATACCAAAGAATATCGAAAAGACGAAAAAGATTTGGGAGAACTTAAGGTTCCTACAATCGACGGGGTTAAAATTCCGCTTAAAGAAATTGCCGTTGTGAAAAAGATTACCGGCCCGGCGTTTATTTACCGTGATAATACCAAACGTTTTATCGCGGTGAAATTCTCGGTCCGCGATCGTGACTTGGGTAGTACCATTGCCGATGCACAGGCGGTTGTGAATAAAAACGTGGAACTTCCAAACGGTTACCATTTCGGTTGGACCGGTGAATTTGAAAATCAGGTTCGTGCCACACAACGTTTGAGCCAGGTAGTACCTATTAGTTTGATCGGAATCTTTGTGTTGCTGTTTATTATGTTCGGAAATATAAAAGATTCCCTACTCGTATTAGCGAACGTTCCGTTTGCCGTGATTGGGGGTATTATTGCCTTACACCTTACCGGAATTAATTTTGGTATTTCGGCCGGAGTTGGCTTTATCGCATTGTTCGGAATCTGTATCCAGAACGGTGTAATCCTGATATCGGAATTCCATAAGAACCTTAAGGAAAAAATGGATCTCAACACGTCGATTATGGAAGCGGTAAAAATCAGAACCCGTCCGGTAGTGATGACCGCCTTAATGGCTTCTATCGGATTATTACCGGCAGCAACATCAACCGGAATTGGTTCGGAATCGCAAAAACCGCTGGCCATTGTGATCATCGGTGGATTGATGACCGCTACCGCACTGACGTTATTGGTATTCCCGATTATATTTTGGGTATTTAACCGTAAAAAACATCAG